Sequence from the Candidatus Cybelea sp. genome:
CGGTCTACGCACGTGCCTTGGCGATGCCGTTGAAGAACGAGCCCGGCACGCGTTTTACGTATGGCGGAATTCCGTTGCAAGTCTTCGGCGCGCTGCTCGCGCGCAAGCTCGCCCCTCGCACGCCGCACGAGTACCTTCACGATCGGGTGCTCCTTCCGGCGGGCGTACGCGTCGAGAGCTGGCGCCGCCTCGCCGACGGAACGCAGCCGCTGCCCACCGGCGCATCGCTGACCGCGCACAGCTGGCTCGCCTACGGACAGTACGTGCTGCGCGAATACTCGCGGCTCGCGCAGTGCTTTACCGGTTCGCAAGCCAACGCGCGTTACGGTCTGGGCTGGTGGCTCGGGGCCGCCGGCGCGCCCGCCGATCTCATCTACGCCAGCGGCTCCGGAGGCCAAGCGCTCTATCTCGTACCGTCCCTCGAGCTCGCGATCGTCCGCTTCGGCCGCCGCTCCTCATACCGCCACGAAACCTTCCTCAAGCGCCTCTTTCGTTAGTGCGTCGCGGGCTTTACGCCCTCGAGCGGTTTGAGGCCGGCGCCGTGCAGCGCGGTCTGCAGCGGCCGCAGCGACGCAACGTAAGCGTTGTACTCGTTGACCGCAGCCGCATACGCTGCGTCGAAGCGTTGCGAAAACTCCAGCTGCGCCGCGCTCGGCGGAAGCTGCGGGCCGCCGAATCCGGTCCGCGGTACCGATTCGCGTAACGATCCGCTGCGTTGGATCGAGTCTTCGTCGTTCTTGTAGTCGGCCGTGAAGGCCGCGAATACCGGCGTCCATGCCTGCTGCGCGGCTGCAACCTGCCCCGCGAGTGCCGCATTGTTCTTTGCCGACACCGCTGCGGCCGCGAGGGACTTCTTGATCGCGTCGAGGTTGTTGAGGATCTCGTCGATCTTACCGTAGATCGTCGAATACTTACGGGCGTAGGCGTAACCCGCTTCGTACTGCGCCGCCGTCCAATCGTCGCGCGGATCCGGTTTTACCGTCAGCGGCTGCGTGAACGTTCGCCCGCCCAGCGTTAAACGGACCGAGTACGTTGCGGGGACGACGACCGGGCCGCTCTTCGGGCCCTGATACTCTTCGCGTGCGGCGCCGTACCACTTGGCCGGCGCGTCCTCGGTGAAGTCCCAAACGTAGCGGTTGATGCCCACCTTGTTCGGGACGTACGGTTCCTGCTTACCCTTCACCTTATGCGTGCCGGTAATCGTACGCACGACGCGTCCGTTCGCATCGAAGATCTGCATCGCCGCTACGCTCTTCTGCGCCGCGGCTTGGTAGAAATCGATGGTTGCACCCTTCGCCGGGTTCTCGCCGGTGTATCGAGTGTACGTGCCCAGGTCGTTGGAGTGATAGTGGTACTCGAACGCCGTGCGCGGCGCGAACAGCATGAGACCGGCGCTCTGCGCGGCGCCCAGTTGCTGCACCGAACCGATGTCGTCGAGAATCCATAGGTCGCGCCCGTGCGTTGCCGCAACGAGATCGTCGAACTGCGGCTCGACATGAATGTCGCGCACCGAAACGGTGGGAAGGTTGATGCGGAAGTCTTGCCAGTGGGAACCGGCGTCGTACGAAATCCACATCCCGTTCTCGGTTCCGGCGTAGAGCAAGTTGCTATTGCGCGGATCGGGACGAATCGTCCGCACGTACTGGCCGGCAGGAAGCCCGCCGACGATCTTCCTCCACGTAGCGCCGTAGTCGTGCGTAACGTAGGCGTACGGGGCGTAGTCGCCCGATCGATGATTGTCGGCGATCGCGTAGGCCGTCCCCGCAACGATCGGCGATGGGGCGACCGTCTCGACGCGCGCATACTCCGGCGTGCCGGGCGGGGTAACGTTCCGCCAGTGCGCTCCGCCGTCGCGCGTCATCTGCACGTAGCCGTCATCGGTCCCAACCCAAATCTCGCCGCGTGCCAGCGCCGATCCCTCGATGTACAGGATTGTGTCGGAGTATTCGGCGCCCGAGACGTCCTTTGCCAAAGGGCCGCCCGACGGCGCCTGGTGCTCCTTGATGTTTCGCGTGAGATCGGGGCTGATAATGCTCCACGTTGCACCGCGATCGCTGGATTGAAAGACGACGTTGCCGCCAAACCAGCCGATGTGTCCATCCCAAGGCGCAAACGCGACCGGCGAATCCCAGTTGAACCGATAAGGCACGGTGCGCAGGTCGAACGGGCCGAGGAAACTCCCCGGGAAAGAATCGTACGGCCGCACGAATCGGCTCACGCCCGTGCGGCGATTGAAGATCGTCAGCGCCCCGTCTTCGAGGTCCGCCCAGATGTAGTTGGGATCGATGGGATCGGGTACGGTCCACATGCCGTCGCCGCCGACGACGTCGATCCAGTGACGGTCGAGAATCCCTTCGTTGTCCAGAGAGTTCGAGGGACCGCAGAAGCCGCCGTTATCTTGAAACGCGGCGCAGACTTGATACGGGTTCTCATTGGAGATTCCGACGTGATAGATCTGGCCGATCGACAAATTGCGCGAGAACGACCAGTGCTCGAGGTCGGTGGTCAGCGCGTAGCCGCCGTCCTCGCCGACGATGATCCGCTTGGGATCGTTCGGCGCAATCCATATCGCATGGTAATCGACGTGAACGTCTTTTGCGATCTCTTTGAACTTACGCCCGCCGTCCTTGCTCTCCGAGAGCATCTCCGACACGGCATAGACGTGATTGGGATTGCGAGGATCGACGGCGATGTGCG
This genomic interval carries:
- a CDS encoding serine hydrolase, whose product is MKREIETAAAIEYARAHDLRAILIARGGEIVARTFGDGATAETANALYSGTKSFWGPAALFAQADGLLDLDEPVCETLREWRDDPWKRRVTARMLLSLTAGFGFGGLGAAVPVYARALAMPLKNEPGTRFTYGGIPLQVFGALLARKLAPRTPHEYLHDRVLLPAGVRVESWRRLADGTQPLPTGASLTAHSWLAYGQYVLREYSRLAQCFTGSQANARYGLGWWLGAAGAPADLIYASGSGGQALYLVPSLELAIVRFGRRSSYRHETFLKRLFR